TGTATAATGCTTTGGTTGATACTTTTTTCTTGATAAAACCGAAGGCTTTTGCCTGAGCTCTCAAATTCTATTGGAGGTTTAAGAGGCATTTGAAAAAGTATCCAAAAGATCAAGGAAGCTTGAAGGCGATTCGAATTTACCTGGACCTTCGGTCGGTTCTTTCGATCACAGAAGCTTGGGGCATTTGTGGCTTTAAAATTTGGGTGGATGCACTTAGTGCTTCATTTTTTCTTGATAAAACCGAAGGCTTCTGGCCTGAGCTCTCAAATTCCTTCAATACTGACGATACTTTTTTCTTGATAAAAAAGTATCCAAAAAATCAAGGCCCCTGAAAGGCGATTCCCTTGGACCGCCGCTTCTTGGGTCGGGCCAGCCTGATTGATGTTTTTCTTTGGATTGGAAATTCACCCACAATCGATTTTGAGTCCTAAGTACTACCCTTCGAATGGCTATCGCTGCTCAGGTGCCACATGCTCCGAAAAATGTTTTGGCGTAGAGGCAATGTTTAGTGAAGGATTCGACTGAACTCTATCTGTAGCGACTACCATCATTTGGAAGATTCGGCCTTTCCTCAGTGATAGTTCGGCGCTTCGCGGAATTGCGTCCGCCGCAGGCGGAAAGAGCATGAAGCGAAAAGCGCCGAACGATTTTGAAGACTGGAAGGAATCAAAAATCACCTAGGGAAAGGCCTAGGGTTTCCCGCCTACCGGAGCTGGAACAGCGGCGGGCAGGTTGGATACTTTTTGGCCAATGCAAAAAGTTTCACCCAAAACGGAACAAAATATCAAGGTCCTTGGGAGGCGATTCCTTTGGATCGCAGAGTCTGGGTTTGGGCCAACCTGATTACGGATTTTCATTTGAGCATCAATTCTTAGATCATAATCCATCTTGAAAGAGTTTTTTCAAAAAAACAAGACATGTTGTTCCGCAGCTAAATAGCTTCGCGTATATTCGCAGTCAAATAGCTGCACAATGGAAACGCGAAGAGATGTATTTCAAGCCATAGCCGATCCCACACGAAGAGCCATTCTTAGTTTGGTGGCAGCTGGCGCCATGACACCCGGTACTATCGCCGAAAATTTTGATGCTACTCGTCAAACCATATCCCGGCATATCCGCATCCTAAATGAATGCGATCTGCTGGAGCAGAAGCAACAGGGGCGTGAAATACTCTATTACTTCAATCCGGATAAGATGAAAGAGGTAAGCGATTTTATTGAGCCCTTCCGGAAGATGTGGGAAGCGCGTTTCGATCAGTTGGAAGCAGTGATGAAGCAATATCAATCCAAAAATAAATCTTAAGCATGGAACTAAAAACGCAGGTTAAAGCGGGGCAGGGGCAACAAGAAATTGTAATTAGTCGGCAATTTGATTTACCGCTGGAACTCTTGTTCAAGGCTTTTACCGAAGCCGATCTTTTTGCCCAATGGATGGGCACCAAAGTCCTAAAGTTGGAAGCCGAAAATCATGGTAGCTATCGATTTGAAACCTCAGATCCTAGCGGCAAAGTGGTGTTTAGTGCCAATGGTACTTTTCATGAGATTGATGTGAACCGTAAAATTGTTCGCACCTTTCAAATGGAGGGCACTCCCTTTCCTGCTCAATTAGAATTCTTAGAATTTGAAAGTCTGTCAGAGCATTCCAGTCTTTTGAAAATGCAAATCATCTTTCGCTCCGAGGCTTTTAGGAATCAATTGCTGCAAATGCCCTTTGCATCCGGTTTAAGCATGGCCCACGACCGTCTTCAAAATTTAATGACTCAGTAATTCAAGTAAAATGAAAAAGAGAGATAAGATCATTTATTGGATTGCCACTATCTGGCTAAGCATGGGCATGGTATCCTCAGGCCTGGTACAAATCCTGCAAATAGAAGAAGAGAGAATCATGATGCAGCGTTTGGGTTACCCTGACTATTTCATGATAATTCTGGGGGTTTGGAAACTACTGGGAGTAATAGCAGTATTAATACCCAAAGCTGCGCTATTGAAGGAATGGGCCTATGCGGGCTTCTTCATCGCCATGTCCGGGGCATTAGTTTCCCATTGGGCCGTGAATGATCCGGCAATGGAGTCTTTCGGTCCCAGCCTATTATTGGTTTTAACAGTACTTTCCTGGTATTTCCGCCCGGAGTCGCGGAGGCCTAAAGCTTAAGCCTCAGCCTCTAATCTCTGCATTTCCCTTTCGAAGAAGGCCTCGGCGGTTTCCATCAAAGAGGCTACTTCATTCACCAATTCTTCTTCTTCCCCTTCCAGCTCATCGAGCCATTCTACGTCGTCGCCGTAGATGTCCCAAATAAAGCGGGGGTATTGTGTATGGATAATGTAGAGATTATCAGGGGTATCGGTATTGTCGGCGAGTAAAAAGTGAGGTAGTTCCATGGCTATGGGGTTGATACTGAAATATATAAAAAATTTCAGTAGCGCTGTTTTTTATTTTCGTGCAAATTTTTGGACATCATCCGCGCTTACTTCTTCGGCGCTCAGAATGATCAATCGTTCTATAACATTTCGCAGTTCCCGGATATTTCCGGTCCAGTCGAGTTCCATTAATGCTTTCATCGCATCTTTGCTAAAAGGCTTGGGGGCATTGCCATATTCGCTGGCAATTTGCTGTGCGAAATGCTCTGCTAATAGTGGAATATCTTCTCTACGATCATTCAATGCGGGCACCTGAATCAGGATCACGCTTAAGCGATGGTAGAGGTCTTCGCGGAAACGACCGGCGGCAATCTCTTCCTGCAGATTTTTATTGGTGGCCGCCAATACGCGTACATCCACCTTTATTTCCTTATCGCTGCCTACCGGGCTTACCCGACCTTCTTGCAAGGCGCGTAATACTTTGGCTTGGGCCGATAGACTCATATCTCCAATTTCATCTAAAAAGAGGGTACCGCCATTGGCTTGTTCAAATTTACCGGCACGATCTCTCACGGCCGAGGTAAAGGCTCCTTTCTTATGTCCGAAGAGTTCACTTTCAATCAGCTCCGATGGAATGGCGGCGCAGTTTACTTCGATCATTGGGCCTTTGCTACGTTCGCTCTTCTGATGCACCCAATGGGCTACCAGTTCCTTACCGGTTCCATTAGGGCCGGTAATTAAAACCCGGGCATCGGTAGGCGCTACTTTTTCGATAATCTCTTTGATGTCTTCCAGGGCCTGACTGGTACCAATCATTTGGTACTTACGGCTGACCTTTTTACGGAGGGTTTTATTCTCCTTTTCAAGAGTATTACGGTCCAGGGCATTGCGCACTGTATTAAGCAGGCGATTTAAATCAGGGGGCTTAGAGATATAATCATAGGCTCCTTTACGCATACTGTCTACGGCGGTTTCCAAGTCACCATGACCGGAAATCATTACCACGGTAGTCTCTGGATATTTGGCTTTAATATGCTCTAAAACCTCAATGCCGTCCATGCCGGGCATCTTAATATCGCAGAGCACCAGGTCGTGTTCTTCGTTTGCGAGCAGGTCGATGGCAGCTTTGCCATGCTCTGCTTCGGAGATTTGATAGGATTTATCTTCGTCCTGAAGGATGTTTCTCAGGACATTACGTATTGCTTTTTCGTCTTCTACAAGGAGGATCTTTGCCATTGCTCCGCTTCGTTTTCGAGAGCGTAATATAAGCCTTCTTTTAAAGCGTAATTGCATTGTTGCAAGAGACGTATCCCAAAGCGTTTGATGATAAAATTGATCTCAATACAAGCCATCACAATCATGTCGGCTCGCATGGGAATCATACCCGGAGTATTCAAACGTTCTTCGAAGGTAGATTCCAGCATTTTCTTGGAAATCTGCATGTACTCATGCATGGAGAAGGTATAGCTGGTTTCGTCTTCCTCAAAGCGAGAAGTTTTGAAATTATCTGCACACATCTGAGCCAGGGTGTCGAAGCTACCACTGCTGCCAATTAATACCCTGGGGTATTCCTTACCGCAGGCTTCCTTAAGGGAGATGAGCTTTTCATCGAGGTAATCGTCGATGGCATCAATCTCTTCCTTTTGGATAGGGTCGGCAGGACGAAAACGATTTAGCATAACACTGCTGCCAATGGGGAAGGAGGCTTGCCAAACGGGTTTTTGATCGCGAAGCAATATGAATTCGGTACTGCCACCGCCGATGTCCATAATCAGGGTAGGAGCTTCTTTAAATTCGATGCCTTGCTGTACCCCTTCGTAAATGAGGCGAGCTTCGGTATCTCCAGTAATTACATTAATACGGATGCCCAATTCACTTTCGGCCCGAGCCACTAAATCCGGACCATTGGGGGCAGTGCGCACCGCTGCGGTAGCTACCACATACAGGGCTTCGGCTTGCCATTCGAGGGCGGTTTCTCGATGCGATTTAAGGGCGGCCATGGCACGCTCCATCGCTGCATCACTAATGCGGAGCTCATCATCGGCATCTTCCGCTAAGCGAACCGGAATCTTCGTGTTAAAGAGGGTGCGGTTCTCTTCCTGAGAGCGGATCAACAAGTTAAAGGTGTTGGTACCGCAATCAATTATGGCAATTTTCATTCTTCGTTTGCTGTGTTTGGGGCGTTTCGAAACCAAAGGTCTCTTTGAGGGAAAGGTATACTCACCTTATTATCGCGGAATTTCTGATCGATCTCGTAGCGCATTTCGCTTTTGGTTTTTTCGATCTGAAACAAATTCCGTGAAAAGAAATACAAGTGGAAGTCTAGGGAGCTATCGCCAAAGTCTTTGAAGAAAACCATCGGCTTGGGGGCTTTCAAAACATCGGGATGCTTTTCCGCTACTTCCAATAATAGCTTCTCCACCAATTTAGTGTCGCTTCCATAAGCAACCCCCACCGGAATGGAGAAACGCGTAACATGATTGTTCTGACTCCAGTTGATCACATTATCGGTAGTAAGCTTCACATTGGGAACAATTAATATAATTTGCTCCCGAGTAAGCAAGGTAGTAGTGCGTAAACCTACATCCTTAACCTGGCCAATAGTGCCATTTACTTCTACAATATCGCCGGCGGTTACAGTTCTTTCGAAGAGGATGATAAATCCTGCAATCATATCTCTAAAGAGGTCTTGTAATCCCAGACCCAAGCCAATCAATACCCCACTCGAAGAAGCTAAAAGTACGGTGACATTAAAGCCCAGGGAGTCGATGGAGGAGATGATGGCAATGATGAAAATGATATAGGTGCCGATGGAATAAATCGCATAGGACTTACCTCTATCTAGGCGCTCCAATTTTTCGAGTCGTCGCAGGTATTTCTTAAAAAGCCAACGCATGAGGATGGCGACTAAGATCACCAGCACCACCCATAAGAGATTGGCAACGGTAAGACTCCAATCGTCTACCTTAATAAGTTCCAGTTCGAAAAAGTCCTTCAGAGAATCCATCAGTTCTTATAACGTGTCCAACGATAAAGTTCCTTGAAGGTAGGTTTTTTCCCATACATCAAGATTCCAACTCGATATATTTTGGCGGCCAACCAAACGCTGCCAAAGAAGGTGATGGCCAATATGCCCATGGATAAAAGCAATTGCCAAGTAGGCACATCGAATGGTACTCGCGCCATCATCACCAAAGGAGAAGTTAGAGGGATCATCGACATCCAAACCGCTAAACTTCCATCCGGATTATCCAGAGCCCTTAAGATTACAATGAGGCTTAAGATTAATGGAATAGTCAAGGGAAGCATAAATTGCTGAGAGTCGGTTTCCTTGTCCACCGCCGAGCCAATAGCTGCGAAAAGAGCACCATAAAGCAGGTATCCACCAAAGAAATAATAGAGGAAGCTTAGTAAGACCTTAGTAAAAGGTATGGATTGTAAACTGCGGTAAATATCAAAAGCGGCATTATCGGGCAGGGCATTCATGCCTTCCATCTGCACTGCAGTACCACTGCTTAAACTAGGGTCAATGAATACCGCGGTGAAGATGGTGAAGATCAATAAGCCCAATCCTATCCAAATCACAAATTGCAATAAGGCTAGGGCGCCGATTCCAAGAATTTTGCCCATCATTAATTCGAAAGGACGAATACTGCTGACCATCAATTCCATAATGCGATTGGTCTTTTCTTCGATCACTCCGCGCATAATTTGGGCACCGTAGATAAAAATGAAGAGGTAAATCGCGAAAGCTGCTACATAGCCAATACCCATCTTTACAATGGTGGCATTTTCCGTTTCCCGGCCTTCTTCGGTATTGATGATGCGTAGATTGACCTGGGTCTTGGTGCGGGCCACAACTTCAGGGTCTACACCTTCCGCTTTCAGTTTTTCCTTTTGGATGTATTTTTCAAGGCTGCGCTCTAAATAGCTTTCTACAGAAAGGCTCAAATCGCCCGCTCGGAATACCCGAATATTACGAGCGATAAAATCAGGATCACCACCCTCGCTTACAGGAACATGCACAAAGGCATAGTCCTCACGGCCTTCTACCAATGCTTTCGCGGTTTCAAAATCAAAATCTTTAGGATTCAGATATTTGAAGCTGATTTCTTCATTCCCTTTATCGTAGATGTCCATTAAATAGGACTCATCCAAAATGGTGATCACCTTTTCATCACCGGGTAGGGTGGCCAGATAGGCGGGTAAAAACATCACTGCCGCCATTAATATGGGGGCTAGCAGGGTTAGGATGATAAAGGATGGTTTGCGTACCCGGGTTAGAAATTCCCGGCGGATTATAAGGCCTAGGTTTTTCATGCGTTGCGGGTGCTTTGAATGAATATTTCGTTGAGGGAGGGAATTTCTTCGCGGAACTCAATCAGGCCGGAGGAAAGTAAGCTTTCTAATAATTCAGCCCGGCTGTTTTGCTCCGGATGAATGCGATACGCCTTACCTCCCAATTGGGCATTAAGCTTTTCCACCTGCCAGTTTTTTCCAGTGGGAATTTGCCATTCCTTTTCGGTTTCCACCTGATACCAGCCACTTTTATATTGGGCCTTAACCTCATGCAATGGACCTCCCAGGAGGCGACTGCCTTTATTGATCAGCACTATGTCTTCACAAAGTTCCTCTACCGATTCCATGCGGTGGGTAGAGAATATAATGGTGGCGCCTTCCTCGCGTAAGCGAAGTATTTCCTGCTTAATATGCTCGGTATTAACCGGATCAAAACCGGTGAATGGCTCATCTAAAATGAGTAATTCCGGTTCGTGGATGACGCTGGCAATGAACTGGACCTTTTGCGCGAGTCCTTTGGAGAGCTCTTCTACCTTGGTTTGCACGCGATCCGTCAATTCAAAGCGCTTCAGCCAATAGGCAATACGCTCTTTGGCCTGGCTTTTACTTAAACCCTTCAATTGAGCGAGGTAGAGCAATTGCTCCCCGATTTTCATTTTAGGGTATAAACCACGCTCTTCTGGCAGGTAGCCAATACGGCTGATGTGTTTTCCCGATAGGGCTTCTCCTTTTATGAGAACTTCGCCCTCGTCGGGAGCTAATATTTGATTTAAGATGCGGATGAAGGTGGTTTTACCTGCTCCGTTAGGGCCCAGTAAGCCAAAAATGCTACCCTCTTTAATGTTGAGGTCCAGGCCCTTTAATGCCTGATGCGAGCCATATGTTTTACGTATACCCCGGGCTTCAATCATATTAGCTGAACATTTCTTTTACTTTATCGAAGAAGGATTTCTCACTGCGATCGGGTTTCGGCTGAAAGGCCTCATTCTCTTGCATTTCTTCGAACATTTTCTTGTACTTGGAGTCCATATGCTTGGGAGTCCAAACATTTACGTGAACTAAGATATCACCCGTGCCATAGCTTTCCACACTGGGTAATCCTTTGTTTCGCAATCTTAGGATTTTTCCGCTTTGAGTACCGGCATCCAGCTTTATGCGTGCTTTCCCGTTAAGGGTTGGGATATCTACCTTGGTACCTAATACTGCATCCGGAATACTGATGTACAATTCGTAATGCAAGTTTTGTCCGTCGCGTTGCAACTCATCATGCGGAACTTCCTCAATCTGAACCAGCAGGTCGCCATTAACTCCGTCCAATGGACCGGCATTTCCTTTTCCGGAAACTTTTAATTGCATGCCTTCGGCTACCCCGGCAGGGATTTTCACCTCTACCACATCATCCTTGCGGATCATGCCATGCTCATCGGCACCAGCCGGCTTCTTATCGAGGGTTTTACCCAAGCCACCACAAGTAGGACAGGTGCTGGCCGTTTGCATTTGACCTAAAATAGTGTTGGTAACGCGGTTTACCTGACCACGACCTCCACAGGTATTACAGGTGCTAAAGCTTAGTCCTTCGGCAGGTACCAGGCGTTTGATGCGCAATTTTTTAGTAGCGCCATTGGCAATTTCTTCCAAAGTGAGTTTTACGCGTACCCGGAGGTTGGAGCCTTTGAACACCCGACGACCACCGCCGCCGCGACCTCCAAAACCACCAAAGCCACCGCCACCTCCGAAGGCACCACCAAAGATGTCTCCGAATTGCTCGAAGATATCATCCATGCTCATGCCGCCTCCGAAGCCACCACGACCGCCACCGGCCGCACCGCTCATGCCGGCATGACCGAATTGATCGTAACGCTGACGTTTTTCTTTGTTGCTAAGTACCTCGTAAGCTTCTGCCGCTTCCTTAAACTTAGTTTCCGCCTCGGGGTTATCGGGGTTTTTATCAGGGTGATACTGAATGGCCAGTTTGCGGTATGCCTTTTTGATATCGGCATCCGTGGCATTCTTTGATACTCCTAATACTTCGTAATAATCTCGCTTCGCCATGCTCTTTCTTATTCACCAACCACTACACGGGCGTAGCGGATGATTTTCGTTCCCAAATGAAAGCCTTGCTCAATTTCATCCACCACTTTGCCCTTCATGTCTTCGCTCGGGGCGGGGATGCGCGTAATGGCCTCCATTGTATCTACATTAAATTCTTTACCAATGGTGCTTTCCATCGGTTTCAGGCCCTTCTGTTTGAGAGTGTTCTCAAATTTGTTGAAAATCAAAGAGATTCCTTCTTGGTCCTCTTCATTTTTTAAATTGCTCAGGGCACGTTTAAAATCATCGATAATTGGCAGAAGGGCTGACATTAATTCTTGATTGGCACTGCCAAAGAGTTCCACTCTTTCCTTTGCAGTACGCTTGCGATGATTCTCAAAATCGGCATAGAGCCTTAATTTTTGATCTTTCTCCGCTTTAAGCTCCTCTTCCAATTCTGCGATACGAGCCTCTAATTGCTCTTCAGGGCTCATTTCTTCTTGTGTTTCAACTGATTCTTTATCAGTGTTTTCGGCTTGGGTTTCCGCTAAGTTTTCTTTGGGATCCAAGGCTTCTTTATCTGGGTCTTGTACTGTGTTCTTAGTACTCATCCTGCTCAAATTTGTGCCATTAAAGGCAAATTGTTTGCCAAGGGGGGGCAAAGTGTCAGAGTGGCACAGTATACGGAAGCTTGGGCTTTATGCCCTACATTTGGGCTATGAGCCCCGAAAACCCTGGATTAAGCGGAAGATTTCTTCTCTCGATTAGGCATCCTCTTTGGATAATGATTGGGCTTTTCCTCCTGGCAGGATTTAGTGTGCAGGCTCAAGTAGATAGTTTGCAAAGTTTAAAGTCGGAGATACGGCGAGATTCTGCTGAGAGAGCGGCCCTGCAGGTAGAAAGCGACCATAAACTTTCGATTTTAAAGCTAGAGCAACAAAGGCAATTGCAGGAGCAAGATTTGGTCGAACTCGCTAAGGCGGAAGCGGCCCAACGAAAATTAGCCTGGTGGATATCGGCCATGGCCCTCTTAATTCTGGTTTCGGTATACAGTATTTACCGCAGTAGGAAGTCTGCAGCTCTAAGGCAAAAGGCTTTGCTAGAAACCAAGGCCGAAAAACTCAAACTGGAAGAAGCCTTATTGGCAAATCAAGTAGAGCAAAGTCAATTAGAACAAGATTTATTAGAGGCCGAGCAAGCACAGAATCACGAACGACGTTTGGAGTTTGAAGCGGTGTTGAAGCAGCAACAACAAGCATCTGGAATCTTAAAAGACTTTGTGAAAGATCAGATTCAAGAATTAGAACCCGAAGAAGCAGAACCCCTGCGCGAGATCTTTTTGCAAATGACGCAAGAGCGCTTCCGCAATGAACATCTGGAAAGGTATCAAGAGGAGCTTTCCAAATTAGATTCGGAGATGGCCCATCGTTTACAACAGCGATTTATCGACCTAAAGCAGGAAGAAATGGAATTGCTGGTTTTCATTTTAAATGATTTAAGTCTCAGTGAAATTGCTGAGATCTACCATTTGGAATCAGCCAGCATTAATAAAAGGCGCTATCGACTCCGTAAGAAACTGGCCTTAGAAAAGGGAGCAGATTTTAAAGAATTCATTGAAAAATCCCTGAACGAAGAATGAGGAAAATAGTCATGGGTTTTGCCTTGCTCTCGCTATGGGCTTGCAGTAAGGATGATTTAATGCCTTCTCCTTTACGGGAAGCAGAGGCCCAGGCCTTAATGGACTCACGGCCAGATTCTGCAGTAACCTGGTTGGAAACTCAAATTCGTTTAAAACCCAAGAAGCAAGCAGCTTGGACCTACAAAATGTTAGGTACTTACTATATGCAGAGTGGGGATAATGAGCGGGCCGCTAGCTATTATTTTGAGGCTTTGGCCAAATATCAGGAAGCAAAGGATACGGCCGGGATGGCCGCAATCTACCTGAATCTTACCAATGTGGAAGATCGCTCGGAACAGTCTTGGGAATGGCATCAAAAGAGCATTGGTTTATACCGCAGTATTGGTAATTTTCAAGGGGTGGCCAAGAACTATGTGAATTTGGGTACCAGCTATATGGATAGCAATAAGCTCCAAAGGGCAGCGGATTTTTACCAGAAGGCCAGAGACCTTAGTCAGGAGCATAAGATTGAAAAGACCCTGGTAAGTTCTTCCCTCAATCTAGCCATATTAAGGCATAAAATGGGAGAGAAGGACCTGGCAAT
The Croceimicrobium hydrocarbonivorans genome window above contains:
- a CDS encoding DoxX family protein — protein: MKKRDKIIYWIATIWLSMGMVSSGLVQILQIEEERIMMQRLGYPDYFMIILGVWKLLGVIAVLIPKAALLKEWAYAGFFIAMSGALVSHWAVNDPAMESFGPSLLLVLTVLSWYFRPESRRPKA
- a CDS encoding sigma-54-dependent transcriptional regulator produces the protein MAKILLVEDEKAIRNVLRNILQDEDKSYQISEAEHGKAAIDLLANEEHDLVLCDIKMPGMDGIEVLEHIKAKYPETTVVMISGHGDLETAVDSMRKGAYDYISKPPDLNRLLNTVRNALDRNTLEKENKTLRKKVSRKYQMIGTSQALEDIKEIIEKVAPTDARVLITGPNGTGKELVAHWVHQKSERSKGPMIEVNCAAIPSELIESELFGHKKGAFTSAVRDRAGKFEQANGGTLFLDEIGDMSLSAQAKVLRALQEGRVSPVGSDKEIKVDVRVLAATNKNLQEEIAAGRFREDLYHRLSVILIQVPALNDRREDIPLLAEHFAQQIASEYGNAPKPFSKDAMKALMELDWTGNIRELRNVIERLIILSAEEVSADDVQKFARK
- a CDS encoding ArsR/SmtB family transcription factor produces the protein METRRDVFQAIADPTRRAILSLVAAGAMTPGTIAENFDATRQTISRHIRILNECDLLEQKQQGREILYYFNPDKMKEVSDFIEPFRKMWEARFDQLEAVMKQYQSKNKS
- a CDS encoding nucleotide exchange factor GrpE; this translates as MSTKNTVQDPDKEALDPKENLAETQAENTDKESVETQEEMSPEEQLEARIAELEEELKAEKDQKLRLYADFENHRKRTAKERVELFGSANQELMSALLPIIDDFKRALSNLKNEEDQEGISLIFNKFENTLKQKGLKPMESTIGKEFNVDTMEAITRIPAPSEDMKGKVVDEIEQGFHLGTKIIRYARVVVGE
- a CDS encoding mechanosensitive ion channel family protein encodes the protein MDSLKDFFELELIKVDDWSLTVANLLWVVLVILVAILMRWLFKKYLRRLEKLERLDRGKSYAIYSIGTYIIFIIAIISSIDSLGFNVTVLLASSSGVLIGLGLGLQDLFRDMIAGFIILFERTVTAGDIVEVNGTIGQVKDVGLRTTTLLTREQIILIVPNVKLTTDNVINWSQNNHVTRFSIPVGVAYGSDTKLVEKLLLEVAEKHPDVLKAPKPMVFFKDFGDSSLDFHLYFFSRNLFQIEKTKSEMRYEIDQKFRDNKVSIPFPQRDLWFRNAPNTANEE
- a CDS encoding ABC transporter permease, encoding MKNLGLIIRREFLTRVRKPSFIILTLLAPILMAAVMFLPAYLATLPGDEKVITILDESYLMDIYDKGNEEISFKYLNPKDFDFETAKALVEGREDYAFVHVPVSEGGDPDFIARNIRVFRAGDLSLSVESYLERSLEKYIQKEKLKAEGVDPEVVARTKTQVNLRIINTEEGRETENATIVKMGIGYVAAFAIYLFIFIYGAQIMRGVIEEKTNRIMELMVSSIRPFELMMGKILGIGALALLQFVIWIGLGLLIFTIFTAVFIDPSLSSGTAVQMEGMNALPDNAAFDIYRSLQSIPFTKVLLSFLYYFFGGYLLYGALFAAIGSAVDKETDSQQFMLPLTIPLILSLIVILRALDNPDGSLAVWMSMIPLTSPLVMMARVPFDVPTWQLLLSMGILAITFFGSVWLAAKIYRVGILMYGKKPTFKELYRWTRYKN
- a CDS encoding Ppx/GppA phosphatase family protein; protein product: MKIAIIDCGTNTFNLLIRSQEENRTLFNTKIPVRLAEDADDELRISDAAMERAMAALKSHRETALEWQAEALYVVATAAVRTAPNGPDLVARAESELGIRINVITGDTEARLIYEGVQQGIEFKEAPTLIMDIGGGSTEFILLRDQKPVWQASFPIGSSVMLNRFRPADPIQKEEIDAIDDYLDEKLISLKEACGKEYPRVLIGSSGSFDTLAQMCADNFKTSRFEEDETSYTFSMHEYMQISKKMLESTFEERLNTPGMIPMRADMIVMACIEINFIIKRFGIRLLQQCNYALKEGLYYALENEAEQWQRSSL
- a CDS encoding ABC transporter ATP-binding protein, yielding MIEARGIRKTYGSHQALKGLDLNIKEGSIFGLLGPNGAGKTTFIRILNQILAPDEGEVLIKGEALSGKHISRIGYLPEERGLYPKMKIGEQLLYLAQLKGLSKSQAKERIAYWLKRFELTDRVQTKVEELSKGLAQKVQFIASVIHEPELLILDEPFTGFDPVNTEHIKQEILRLREEGATIIFSTHRMESVEELCEDIVLINKGSRLLGGPLHEVKAQYKSGWYQVETEKEWQIPTGKNWQVEKLNAQLGGKAYRIHPEQNSRAELLESLLSSGLIEFREEIPSLNEIFIQSTRNA
- the dnaJ gene encoding molecular chaperone DnaJ translates to MAKRDYYEVLGVSKNATDADIKKAYRKLAIQYHPDKNPDNPEAETKFKEAAEAYEVLSNKEKRQRYDQFGHAGMSGAAGGGRGGFGGGMSMDDIFEQFGDIFGGAFGGGGGFGGFGGRGGGGRRVFKGSNLRVRVKLTLEEIANGATKKLRIKRLVPAEGLSFSTCNTCGGRGQVNRVTNTILGQMQTASTCPTCGGLGKTLDKKPAGADEHGMIRKDDVVEVKIPAGVAEGMQLKVSGKGNAGPLDGVNGDLLVQIEEVPHDELQRDGQNLHYELYISIPDAVLGTKVDIPTLNGKARIKLDAGTQSGKILRLRNKGLPSVESYGTGDILVHVNVWTPKHMDSKYKKMFEEMQENEAFQPKPDRSEKSFFDKVKEMFS
- a CDS encoding SRPBCC family protein; its protein translation is MELKTQVKAGQGQQEIVISRQFDLPLELLFKAFTEADLFAQWMGTKVLKLEAENHGSYRFETSDPSGKVVFSANGTFHEIDVNRKIVRTFQMEGTPFPAQLEFLEFESLSEHSSLLKMQIIFRSEAFRNQLLQMPFASGLSMAHDRLQNLMTQ